A single window of Vibrio alfacsensis DNA harbors:
- a CDS encoding DUF2947 domain-containing protein yields MSYLPLDEYQRKWIFTHQSMPVPEDELEFIKPMNQARAAQFWKENISAQSPDMERLSSSDWPMKESNWTDAVDWMAAWDADEPELPEEVTAFIDWQDDVTVYFCYEKYNIIETKWSTFKKHWKNFLFYDDGPMLLGRRRSQALWFDSKGNVKLGERT; encoded by the coding sequence ATGTCTTATTTGCCTTTGGATGAATACCAAAGAAAATGGATTTTTACCCACCAGTCGATGCCGGTACCGGAAGACGAACTGGAGTTTATCAAGCCAATGAATCAGGCTCGTGCAGCACAGTTTTGGAAAGAAAACATCAGTGCGCAAAGTCCGGATATGGAGCGCTTGAGCTCATCAGACTGGCCAATGAAAGAGTCTAATTGGACAGATGCAGTGGATTGGATGGCAGCTTGGGACGCAGACGAGCCTGAATTGCCAGAAGAAGTCACGGCATTTATTGATTGGCAAGATGATGTAACCGTCTACTTTTGTTACGAGAAGTACAATATCATCGAAACAAAGTGGTCGACGTTTAAAAAGCATTGGAAAAACTTCTTGTTTTACGATGATGGCCCGATGTTACTTGGCCGCCGCCGTTCCCAAGCGTTGTGGTTTGACTCCAAAGGCAACGTCAAACTCGGCGAACGCACTTAA
- a CDS encoding HD domain-containing protein — MDRLEKQIALLIELDQLKSVLRRTRIKSADGRLENSGEHSWHVALMAVLMQEHANAPVDITRVMKMLLIHDVVEIDAGDTFVYDTAASKGQEEKEQKAAQRLFGMLPTEQGDELLALWNEFEAAQTGDAKYAKALDRLIPMLLNYHNNGQSWIENNVTRDQALTINKRIEFGSVTLWDKAKELIEEATEKGWLKL; from the coding sequence ATGGACAGATTGGAAAAGCAGATAGCGTTGTTGATTGAATTGGATCAACTGAAAAGTGTCCTTCGTCGCACTCGTATAAAAAGTGCTGATGGACGATTAGAGAACAGTGGCGAGCACAGTTGGCATGTCGCACTCATGGCTGTTTTGATGCAAGAACATGCGAATGCACCTGTCGATATCACTCGAGTAATGAAAATGCTGCTCATCCATGATGTCGTAGAGATCGACGCAGGCGATACCTTTGTTTATGATACAGCAGCATCAAAAGGGCAAGAAGAGAAAGAGCAAAAAGCCGCGCAGCGATTGTTTGGTATGTTACCCACCGAACAAGGTGACGAGCTGCTTGCGTTATGGAACGAATTTGAAGCGGCCCAAACAGGTGATGCTAAGTATGCTAAAGCGCTGGACCGCTTAATTCCAATGTTGCTGAACTATCACAACAATGGTCAAAGTTGGATCGAGAATAACGTCACACGTGACCAAGCGTTGACGATTAATAAAAGAATTGAATTTGGCTCTGTTACCTTATGGGACAAAGCCAAGGAACTGATTGAAGAAGCCACCGAAAAAGGTTGGTTGAAGTTGTAA
- the rimJ gene encoding ribosomal protein S5-alanine N-acetyltransferase yields MEDKSSSIAVHKLDGDLLLRTAEIGDADMIAEYFQTNREYLKPFEPKREEAFYSVNDWLQKLIKLNELHRLGLGYYCLLVHAESGKMLGTLSFSNLTRFPFYACNVGYSLAEDAQGKGYMRRGLKMACDYMFEVQKLHRIQAGYMPHNKRSEAVLKHVGFEKEGYAKNYLLINGEWQDHVLTSLTNANWKAEAR; encoded by the coding sequence ATGGAAGATAAAAGCTCCTCAATCGCCGTTCACAAGTTGGACGGCGACTTGCTTCTACGTACTGCTGAAATCGGCGATGCAGATATGATCGCAGAGTATTTTCAAACGAACCGAGAATACCTCAAGCCTTTTGAACCCAAGCGAGAAGAAGCCTTTTATTCTGTCAATGATTGGCTACAAAAGCTGATCAAACTTAATGAATTACATCGATTGGGCCTTGGTTATTACTGCCTACTTGTGCATGCAGAATCTGGCAAAATGCTCGGTACGCTTTCTTTTAGTAACCTGACACGATTTCCTTTCTATGCGTGTAACGTTGGTTATTCGCTTGCAGAAGATGCGCAAGGAAAAGGGTACATGCGTCGCGGGTTGAAGATGGCTTGTGATTACATGTTTGAGGTGCAAAAGCTGCACCGCATTCAAGCTGGCTATATGCCTCATAACAAACGCAGTGAAGCGGTTCTAAAGCATGTTGGCTTTGAGAAAGAAGGATATGCAAAGAACTATCTGTTGATCAATGGTGAATGGCAAGACCATGTGTTGACCTCATTGACCAACGCAAATTGGAAAGCAGAGGCACGATAA
- a CDS encoding DUF6404 family protein: MDYEAKLRLAHKELNDKGVWKSNYNSPIVKWLRKLGMCFPPPYYQSYFANVMLCVTFFAPVWGIFQWFLVWNELGKPVLEAVFISLLAGTLFGFIMATFYYIRRKQLNLTDWGSLGE, from the coding sequence ATGGATTATGAAGCGAAGCTACGACTTGCTCACAAAGAGTTAAATGATAAAGGCGTTTGGAAGTCGAACTACAATTCACCAATTGTAAAGTGGCTACGTAAACTTGGAATGTGTTTTCCGCCACCTTATTACCAAAGTTATTTTGCAAACGTTATGCTTTGTGTGACTTTCTTTGCTCCTGTATGGGGAATCTTCCAATGGTTTCTTGTGTGGAACGAGCTAGGTAAACCAGTTTTAGAAGCCGTTTTTATCTCGTTACTTGCTGGCACTTTGTTTGGCTTTATTATGGCAACCTTCTACTACATTAGACGTAAGCAATTAAATCTAACAGATTGGGGTTCATTGGGAGAATAA
- a CDS encoding LysE family translocator — MEIWKLLFFIPACFALNMTPGPNNLLSMNNARCYGFKSAFIAGLGRIAAFAVMIALAASGLAVVLYASETLFLAIKLVGAAYLLWIAFNLWRSAASPVSELENTRNQLGLAKQEFLLAAGNPKAILIFTAFLPQFVDVSENVNEQFFALGATFLVLEMGAISIYAIFGMYLRQWFTKSKMAKRFNRGCATFLAMSGASLLLSRQQ, encoded by the coding sequence GTGGAAATCTGGAAGTTATTGTTCTTTATACCTGCGTGTTTTGCGCTCAATATGACTCCTGGTCCAAACAATCTATTGTCCATGAACAATGCTCGTTGTTACGGTTTCAAATCTGCTTTTATTGCTGGACTTGGTCGTATTGCTGCATTCGCAGTAATGATTGCCTTGGCTGCTTCTGGTTTAGCAGTTGTTCTCTATGCTTCTGAGACTCTATTTCTAGCGATTAAACTTGTGGGCGCTGCTTATTTGTTGTGGATTGCCTTTAATCTTTGGCGTTCGGCAGCAAGTCCTGTTTCTGAACTAGAAAATACTCGCAACCAATTGGGTTTAGCTAAACAAGAATTTTTGCTAGCCGCAGGTAATCCAAAGGCGATCTTAATCTTTACCGCCTTTCTGCCACAGTTCGTCGATGTTTCAGAGAATGTAAATGAACAGTTCTTCGCTCTAGGGGCTACGTTCCTAGTTTTAGAAATGGGTGCAATATCGATTTATGCGATATTTGGAATGTACTTAAGGCAGTGGTTTACGAAGTCGAAAATGGCAAAGCGCTTCAATAGAGGTTGTGCAACTTTTTTGGCTATGTCTGGAGCAAGCTTGTTACTGAGTCGCCAGCAATAA
- a CDS encoding GNAT family N-acetyltransferase: MNSIEKASKSDIEALLDIQVSAFSTDQKLCGSGPPGYDDHEYQLKAMKRYSYYVIKHKSYVVGGFYFSVEQDSLKLLRLFVAPTHQGLGIGTFALDFLLEIARPGTAIELETPTFSTAAQRFYEKNGFRKAKLIDYGSSQSYQYSKSVT, encoded by the coding sequence ATGAATTCGATTGAAAAAGCGAGTAAAAGTGACATTGAAGCACTTCTAGATATTCAGGTCTCAGCATTCTCAACAGATCAAAAGCTCTGCGGTTCAGGTCCACCTGGCTATGATGACCATGAGTATCAACTCAAGGCAATGAAGCGCTACTCATATTATGTGATTAAGCATAAAAGCTATGTTGTTGGTGGGTTTTACTTTTCAGTGGAGCAGGACAGCCTCAAGCTATTAAGGCTTTTTGTAGCACCAACTCATCAAGGTCTGGGGATTGGTACATTTGCCCTCGATTTTCTTTTGGAGATAGCTCGCCCCGGAACCGCTATAGAGCTGGAAACACCAACATTCAGCACTGCCGCACAGCGGTTTTACGAGAAAAATGGCTTCCGAAAAGCAAAGTTGATCGATTATGGTTCTAGTCAGTCATATCAATATAGTAAGAGTGTCACCTGA
- a CDS encoding GNAT family N-acetyltransferase, which translates to MKPDLHGSRIVLRSIQTNDSDDLFEIYGDIQTMEFASDPVFTSKDMVVQMLESVIRLEKSGESLEWAVMEQATSKVIGTCGLHSFSDSGDSCEVGCLLNSSYWRQGYMSEALSLLFSHAKSLGIEKLYADIDEGNFRSQALFNKLGFKAKNGQFQRLLRGIV; encoded by the coding sequence ATGAAGCCTGATTTACACGGAAGTAGAATTGTTTTGAGGTCAATTCAAACGAATGATTCTGATGATTTGTTTGAAATTTATGGTGACATTCAAACAATGGAATTTGCTTCAGACCCAGTTTTCACATCGAAAGATATGGTAGTTCAGATGCTAGAAAGCGTCATCCGACTAGAGAAATCAGGTGAATCGTTGGAATGGGCGGTTATGGAGCAAGCGACAAGCAAAGTTATTGGAACCTGCGGCTTACATAGCTTTAGTGATAGCGGTGATTCCTGTGAGGTCGGGTGCTTACTAAATTCATCGTACTGGCGACAAGGGTATATGTCGGAAGCTCTTAGTTTATTGTTCTCTCATGCTAAATCTTTGGGCATTGAAAAATTGTATGCCGATATTGATGAGGGAAACTTTAGGTCTCAAGCTTTGTTTAACAAACTGGGCTTCAAAGCTAAAAACGGTCAGTTTCAGCGCTTGCTGAGAGGCATCGTATAA
- a CDS encoding SDR family oxidoreductase, giving the protein MSELKVVLVTGGGRGIGAATSKLFAANGYAVCINYKSNSATAEALAYEIRQTGAKCIVVQADVSNEADVSRLFGTIDDELGPLSVLVNNAGILRTQSRLEDMTADRINGILSNNVTSYFLCCREAVKRMSTRYGGKGGVIVNVSSGASRSGSPNEYIDYAASKGAIDTLTKGLSLEVASEGIRVNCVRPGLIHTEMHADGGEPERVERLKSIIPLQRGGRPEEVAEAIYWLSSEKSSFSTGNYLDLCGGL; this is encoded by the coding sequence ATGAGTGAATTAAAGGTTGTTTTAGTCACTGGAGGTGGCCGTGGCATCGGTGCTGCCACTTCAAAGCTATTTGCTGCTAATGGCTACGCAGTTTGCATTAATTACAAGTCAAATTCGGCTACGGCCGAAGCACTAGCCTATGAAATTAGGCAAACTGGTGCAAAGTGTATTGTGGTTCAAGCGGATGTTTCAAATGAGGCTGATGTCTCAAGGTTGTTTGGAACAATTGATGATGAACTAGGTCCCTTGTCGGTGCTTGTGAATAATGCGGGAATTCTTCGTACACAATCTCGACTCGAAGATATGACGGCTGACCGAATCAACGGCATCCTATCTAATAACGTGACTAGCTATTTTCTTTGTTGCCGAGAGGCAGTTAAGCGAATGTCTACTCGTTATGGAGGAAAGGGTGGGGTGATTGTGAATGTTTCATCTGGTGCATCTCGTTCGGGTTCACCAAATGAATACATCGACTACGCAGCATCGAAAGGGGCAATTGATACACTAACTAAAGGCTTATCTTTAGAAGTTGCGTCTGAGGGAATTCGGGTTAATTGTGTTCGCCCTGGACTTATCCATACGGAAATGCACGCTGATGGTGGTGAGCCAGAAAGGGTTGAACGATTAAAAAGTATCATCCCTCTTCAACGAGGTGGGCGTCCGGAGGAAGTTGCAGAAGCAATCTATTGGCTTTCGTCAGAAAAGTCATCATTCTCTACGGGAAATTACTTAGATCTGTGTGGTGGCCTCTAA